One segment of Candidatus Eremiobacteraceae bacterium DNA contains the following:
- a CDS encoding NAD(P)/FAD-dependent oxidoreductase has product MAHSPLTGALRRAHAAYLSSSQTGMPVDEIAEMQTAPTLPRGAFLAGAGAALAASSAWPLQAVASSAPRVVIVGAGLAGLTCAYRLHQAGISASVYEANSGVGGRTWTLRDFFDDGQTVENGGEFISSEHTAIRKLAAELGLELVDVRAAQKHGTEELYYVRGERYTFKEMLRDYAEVYPKIKAAADAGYPSVYNRYTPAGKALDLMSAREWIEKNISGGTSSKIGWLLDLDATTENGGEASAQTSLELIGMLGYMPNYNPKGGFYLVGTDERYCVIGGNDQIAARLNKKLPAGALHANSALIALDKRTDGSYVCTFESHMQTFDVKADHVVLALPFRTLRRVDLTKAGFDARKMKAINELELGTNTKIYMQFHGRPWLDAGYNGFTYADTGYQQTIDSSRGQTGASGILEFYTGGKVGASFGPASFAPASPDVARKQLAGLEPLYPGITKSWNGKAFMDYWTGDRWHKGSYTYWSVGQCTTIAGYERARQANVHFCGEHTAVNFQGFMNGAVATGEAAAGEILGHSAAASGI; this is encoded by the coding sequence GGCGCCGACATTGCCCCGCGGCGCATTCCTCGCAGGCGCGGGCGCCGCGCTCGCCGCTTCATCGGCGTGGCCGCTTCAAGCCGTCGCGAGCAGCGCGCCGCGGGTGGTGATCGTCGGCGCGGGCCTCGCCGGACTCACGTGCGCGTACCGGCTTCACCAAGCCGGCATCTCAGCAAGCGTCTACGAGGCGAACAGCGGCGTCGGCGGACGCACGTGGACGCTTCGCGACTTCTTCGACGATGGCCAGACCGTTGAGAACGGCGGCGAGTTCATCTCGAGCGAGCACACGGCCATCCGCAAGCTCGCAGCAGAATTGGGGCTCGAACTCGTGGACGTCCGGGCCGCACAAAAGCATGGCACGGAAGAGCTCTACTATGTGAGGGGCGAGCGCTACACGTTTAAGGAGATGTTGCGCGACTACGCCGAGGTGTATCCGAAGATCAAAGCGGCGGCGGACGCAGGCTATCCGTCGGTCTACAACCGCTACACGCCGGCCGGCAAGGCGCTCGATCTCATGTCGGCTCGCGAATGGATCGAAAAGAACATATCCGGCGGAACGTCATCGAAGATCGGTTGGCTGCTCGACCTCGACGCCACCACCGAAAACGGCGGCGAGGCATCGGCGCAGACCTCGCTCGAGCTCATCGGCATGCTCGGATACATGCCCAACTACAATCCCAAAGGCGGTTTCTATCTTGTGGGCACCGACGAGCGCTACTGCGTGATCGGCGGGAACGATCAGATCGCCGCGCGGCTGAACAAAAAATTGCCGGCAGGGGCGCTGCACGCCAACTCGGCGCTGATCGCGCTCGACAAGCGGACCGACGGATCGTACGTCTGCACGTTCGAATCTCACATGCAGACGTTCGACGTGAAAGCGGATCACGTCGTGCTTGCGCTGCCGTTTCGGACGCTGCGAAGGGTCGATCTCACGAAAGCCGGCTTTGACGCACGCAAGATGAAAGCGATCAATGAGTTAGAGCTCGGGACCAACACCAAGATCTACATGCAGTTCCACGGCAGGCCCTGGCTCGACGCTGGATACAACGGCTTCACGTATGCCGACACCGGCTATCAGCAGACGATCGATTCAAGCCGCGGCCAAACGGGAGCGAGCGGCATCCTCGAATTCTACACCGGCGGCAAGGTGGGTGCGTCGTTCGGGCCGGCATCGTTCGCGCCCGCGTCGCCCGACGTCGCACGCAAACAACTCGCAGGTTTGGAACCGCTCTATCCCGGCATCACGAAATCGTGGAACGGCAAAGCGTTCATGGATTATTGGACGGGCGACCGCTGGCACAAGGGATCGTACACATATTGGTCTGTCGGCCAATGCACGACCATCGCAGGCTACGAACGAGCGCGCCAGGCGAACGTGCATTTCTGCGGTGAGCACACGGCCGTCAACTTCCAGGGCTTCATGAACGGCGCGGTGGCCACGGGCGAGGCGGCCGCCGGCGAAATACTTGGTCACAGCGCCGCCGCGAGCGGCATTTAG